From the genome of Triticum aestivum cultivar Chinese Spring chromosome 3B, IWGSC CS RefSeq v2.1, whole genome shotgun sequence, one region includes:
- the LOC123064281 gene encoding uncharacterized protein has protein sequence MGRSRSSQRREIVSNGRHARLPQPRPRLINKLEDSDGALLCLIAGTCTLASSVGNFQLFSLSEHGLTNKEYYELVTGTMEVAICYPYIFLKLHEFVPNLLPTTAALAPLKSWLACRPNVRIFRDTAVLVIISYLLLLGINLSFAWLAIFPVMAIVFIRALYLKLNRRRVTPRSSNVDEKFVKTPVELQIMVVATFGALLVMDQLDDDAAVGFSISQFLLFLSSMVAALTRMMMKLPADPFPGSAPASELLHKTLLILLLVTVHTVAVEWLGEDVVLFCMPEVAPVLLWFILHLDRPRHSPLISVDKMKPYMKEIIALCALVAAPLFAYLVNSMDVSGLSWCTRIMVSCGVSGVLTYYLVFMLHHWTWPGRKQAGRSKDDVPSSGMLKFWAEALLVAAALLLVLRYLVSVRLGLQQSLVGTLCRNVQRL, from the exons ATGGGGCGGAGCCGATCATCCCAACGCCGAGAAATCGTGTCAAACGGCAGACACGCTCGTTTGCCACAACCTCGTCCGCGATTAATAA ACAAGCTTGAGGATTCAGATGGAGCATTGTTATGCCTAATAGCAGGAACCTGCACACTGGCCAGCAGCGTCGGCAATTTCCAATTGTTTTCATTAAGTGAGCATGGTCTTACCAACAAAGAATACTATGAGTTGGTAACTGGCACAATGGAGGTTGCTATTTGCTACCCTTATATATTTCTGAAATTGCATGAGTTCGTGCCCAATCTCCTTCCGACGACGGCTGCACTGGCGCCATTGAAGTCGTGGCTCGCGTGCCGTCCTAACGTCCGGATTTTCAGAGACACAGCCGTTCTTGTGATTATATCTTATCTGCTATTACTGGGCATCAACTTGAGCTTCGCTTGGCTCGCCATCTTTCCAGTCATGGCCATTGTTTTCATACGAGCGTTGTACTTGAAACTTAATCGCCGTAGAGTAACACCAAGATCTTCTAACGTCGATGAGAAGTTCGTCAAGACACCTGTGGAGCTTCAGATTATGGTGGTGGCGACATTCGGGGCGCTCTTGGTGATGGATCAACTCGACGACGATGCAGCTGTGGGGTTCTCCATCTCCCAATTCCTCCTGTTCCTGAGCTCCATGGTGGCGGCACTGACGCGAATGATGATGAAGCTGCCCGCTGACCCTTTCCCGGGCAGCGCACCTGCGTCAGAGTTGCTCCACAAGACCTTGCTTATCCTCCTGCTGGTGACGGTGCACACGGTGGCCGTGGAGTGGCTGGGCGAGGACGTGGTTCTGTTCTGCATGCCGGAGGTCGCCCCGGTGCTTCTCTGGTTCATCCTTCACCTTGACCGCCCACGCCACAGCCCGCTCATCAGCGTCGACAAGATGAAGCCAtacatgaaagagatcatcgccctgTGTGCACTGGTGGCAGCTCCTCTTTTCGCATACCTGGTGAACTCCATGGATGTTTCTGGGCTCTCCTGGTGCACGAGGATAATGGTGTCATGTGGCGTCTCAGGGGTTCTGACCTACTACCTGGTGTTCATGCTACACCACTGGACATGGCCGGGGCGAAAACAAGCTGGCAGAAGCAAGGATGATGTGCCTTCCTCCGGCATGCTCAAGTTTTGGGCAGAGGCTTTACTCGTGGCGGCTGCATTGCTGCTGGTGCTAAGGTATCTGGTTTCTGTCCGGCTTGGTCTACAACAATCACTGGTTGGTACACTCTGTCGAAATGTGCAGCGACTATGA